Proteins found in one Coffea eugenioides isolate CCC68of chromosome 5, Ceug_1.0, whole genome shotgun sequence genomic segment:
- the LOC113769916 gene encoding protein OBERON 4-like isoform X2, translating into MEEIAENSIGDGNAAALSSTEMSGSRSFAFSIVAPRKEGKQTQNLTEMKPSKDDKMGLELSLSLPNVSWLPIGSTPDGEKEQQPSRVDFDFLESVIAKPLVVAAKMFEEMSEREIACLKESARELICDPGQIYMLSVIRQLLPKRSVISLELLLHKCHRTQLRILVAIKTGQAELLEFDFPVFFSDLAEIYVELRCRNLKCQIHLGENKCNCKFCAEKNGFCKDCMCMLCSKFDMESTTCSWVGCDKCLHWYHVDCGMQESCFRNVLSASGNGAEMNLFCIACGHTSEMFGFAFKKCGKEFTSEALSRELNYFRRIFSTSNTFRGKRLHEIATLMLSFLEDRANVQEVEHQTAGSFNDIFKNHGPEWQQLQKTQLKEPEELALKTSGKEKDDFNWTGLLSTPSDPDSVLLERARKLLRGNNGSSRVQCDGLAGMMQIFDNDKHGNNWISLSSSSSSPIYPPWGAYTKSKKRHLL; encoded by the exons ATGGAGGAAATAGCTGAAAATTCTATTGGTGATGGAAATGCTGCTGCTCTGTCGTCTACGGAGATGTCAGGTTCAAGAAGCTTTGCATTTTCAATTGTGGCTCCTAGGAAAGAGGGAAAGCAGACACAGAATTTGACTGAAATGAAGCCTAGTAAGGACGACAAGATGGGTCTTGAGCTCTCTCTCAGCTTACCAAACGTTTCATGGCTGCCTATTGGGAGCACCCCAGATGGCGAAAAAGAGCAGCAGCCATCGAGGGTTGACTTTGACTTTCTTGAATCAGTCATAGCAAAGCCACTAGTAGTAGCAGCTAAGATGTTTGAGGAAATGTCCGAAAGAGAAATTGCTTGTTTGAAGGAGTCAGCCAGGGAATTGATCTGCGATCCGGGTCAGATCTATATGCTAAGCGTAATTCGCCAATTACTCCCAAAAAGGTCTGTTATCAGTCTGGAGTTGCTGCTACATAAGTGCCATCGAACTCAGTTGCGGATCTTGGTGGCCATCAAGACTGGTCAAGCTGAATTACTTGAGTTTGATTTTCCTGTGTTTTTCTCTGACTTGGCAGAAATATATGTGGAGTTAAGGTGTAGAAATCTGAAATGCCAGATACACTTAGGAGAGAATAAATGTAATTGCAAGTTCTGTGCGGAAAAGAATGGTTTTTGTAAAGATTGCATGTGTATGCTGTGTTCAAAGTTTGACATGGAATCTACTACCTGTAGTTGGGTGGGGTGCGATAAATGTCTGCACTGGTATCATGTAGATTGTGGGATGCAAGAATCTTGTTTTAGAAATGTGCTTAGTGCTTCTGGAAATGGAGCAGAGATGAACTTGTTCTGCATTGCTTGTGGTCATACTTCTGAAATGTTTGGCTTTGCTTTTAAAAAGTGTGGAAAGGAGTTCACATCAGAAGCTCTTTCCAGGGAACTAAATTACTTTCGGAGGATCTTTTCTACAAGCAATACTTTTAGAGGGAAAAGATTGCATGAGATAGCAACTCTGATGCTATCATTTTTGGAAGATAGAGCTAATGTTCAAGAAGTTGAACATCAAACTGCAGGTTCCTTTAATG ATATCTTCAAGAACCATGGTCCAGAGTGGCAGCAATTGCAAAAGACTCAACTTAAGGAACCTGAGGAGCTGGCTCTGAAGACATCTGGCAAGGAGAAAGATGACTTCAACTGGACAGGCTTATTGTCTACACCAAGTGACCCAG ATAGTGTGCTCTTGGAGAGGGCCAGAAAGCTGCTCCGGGGCAACAATGGATCATCTAGAGTTCAGTGTGATGGGCTTGCGGGCATGATGCAGATATTTGACAATGACAAACATGGAAATAACTGGATAAGCTTGTCATCATCCTCTTCTTCCCCAATTTACCCACCTTGGGGAGCATATACAAAGTCCAAGAAAAGGCATTTACTTTAG
- the LOC113769916 gene encoding protein OBERON 4-like isoform X1, whose amino-acid sequence MEEIAENSIGDGNAAALSSTEMSGSRSFAFSIVAPRKEGKQTQNLTEMKPSKDDKMGLELSLSLPNVSWLPIGSTPDGEKEQQPSRVDFDFLESVIAKPLVVAAKMFEEMSEREIACLKESARELICDPGQIYMLSVIRQLLPKRSVISLELLLHKCHRTQLRILVAIKTGQAELLEFDFPVFFSDLAEIYVELRCRNLKCQIHLGENKCNCKFCAEKNGFCKDCMCMLCSKFDMESTTCSWVGCDKCLHWYHVDCGMQESCFRNVLSASGNGAEMNLFCIACGHTSEMFGFAFKKCGKEFTSEALSRELNYFRRIFSTSNTFRGKRLHEIATLMLSFLEDRANVQEVEHQTAGSFNVEKIWNLFEYCCEVLGRTLTIDKLLDIFKNHGPEWQQLQKTQLKEPEELALKTSGKEKDDFNWTGLLSTPSDPDSVLLERARKLLRGNNGSSRVQCDGLAGMMQIFDNDKHGNNWISLSSSSSSPIYPPWGAYTKSKKRHLL is encoded by the exons ATGGAGGAAATAGCTGAAAATTCTATTGGTGATGGAAATGCTGCTGCTCTGTCGTCTACGGAGATGTCAGGTTCAAGAAGCTTTGCATTTTCAATTGTGGCTCCTAGGAAAGAGGGAAAGCAGACACAGAATTTGACTGAAATGAAGCCTAGTAAGGACGACAAGATGGGTCTTGAGCTCTCTCTCAGCTTACCAAACGTTTCATGGCTGCCTATTGGGAGCACCCCAGATGGCGAAAAAGAGCAGCAGCCATCGAGGGTTGACTTTGACTTTCTTGAATCAGTCATAGCAAAGCCACTAGTAGTAGCAGCTAAGATGTTTGAGGAAATGTCCGAAAGAGAAATTGCTTGTTTGAAGGAGTCAGCCAGGGAATTGATCTGCGATCCGGGTCAGATCTATATGCTAAGCGTAATTCGCCAATTACTCCCAAAAAGGTCTGTTATCAGTCTGGAGTTGCTGCTACATAAGTGCCATCGAACTCAGTTGCGGATCTTGGTGGCCATCAAGACTGGTCAAGCTGAATTACTTGAGTTTGATTTTCCTGTGTTTTTCTCTGACTTGGCAGAAATATATGTGGAGTTAAGGTGTAGAAATCTGAAATGCCAGATACACTTAGGAGAGAATAAATGTAATTGCAAGTTCTGTGCGGAAAAGAATGGTTTTTGTAAAGATTGCATGTGTATGCTGTGTTCAAAGTTTGACATGGAATCTACTACCTGTAGTTGGGTGGGGTGCGATAAATGTCTGCACTGGTATCATGTAGATTGTGGGATGCAAGAATCTTGTTTTAGAAATGTGCTTAGTGCTTCTGGAAATGGAGCAGAGATGAACTTGTTCTGCATTGCTTGTGGTCATACTTCTGAAATGTTTGGCTTTGCTTTTAAAAAGTGTGGAAAGGAGTTCACATCAGAAGCTCTTTCCAGGGAACTAAATTACTTTCGGAGGATCTTTTCTACAAGCAATACTTTTAGAGGGAAAAGATTGCATGAGATAGCAACTCTGATGCTATCATTTTTGGAAGATAGAGCTAATGTTCAAGAAGTTGAACATCAAACTGCAGGTTCCTTTAATG TGGAGAAGATTTGGAACCTTTTTGAGTACTGTTGTGAAGTTCTGGGCAGGACTCTGACCATTGACAAGCTATTAGATATCTTCAAGAACCATGGTCCAGAGTGGCAGCAATTGCAAAAGACTCAACTTAAGGAACCTGAGGAGCTGGCTCTGAAGACATCTGGCAAGGAGAAAGATGACTTCAACTGGACAGGCTTATTGTCTACACCAAGTGACCCAG ATAGTGTGCTCTTGGAGAGGGCCAGAAAGCTGCTCCGGGGCAACAATGGATCATCTAGAGTTCAGTGTGATGGGCTTGCGGGCATGATGCAGATATTTGACAATGACAAACATGGAAATAACTGGATAAGCTTGTCATCATCCTCTTCTTCCCCAATTTACCCACCTTGGGGAGCATATACAAAGTCCAAGAAAAGGCATTTACTTTAG
- the LOC113769916 gene encoding protein OBERON 4-like isoform X3 — protein sequence MEEIAENSIGDGNAAALSSTEMSGSRSFAFSIVAPRKEGKQTQNLTEMKPSKDDKMGLELSLSLPNVSWLPIGSTPDGEKEQQPSRVDFDFLESVIAKPLVVAAKMFEEMSEREIACLKESARELICDPGQIYMLSVIRQLLPKRSVISLELLLHKCHRTQLRILVAIKTGQAELLEFDFPVFFSDLAEIYVELRCRNLKCQIHLGENKCNCKFCAEKNGFCKDCMCMLCSKFDMESTTCSWVGCDKCLHWYHVDCGMQESCFRNVLSASGNGAEMNLFCIACGHTSEMFGFAFKKCGKEFTSEALSRELNYFRRIFSTSNTFRGKRLHEIATLMLSFLEDRANVQEVEHQTAGSFNVEKIWNLFEYCCEVLGRTLTIDKLLDIFKNHGPEWQQLQKTQLKEPEELALKTSGKEKDDFNWTGLLSTPSDPAQIQATTCQIVCSWRGPESCSGATMDHLEFSVMGLRA from the exons ATGGAGGAAATAGCTGAAAATTCTATTGGTGATGGAAATGCTGCTGCTCTGTCGTCTACGGAGATGTCAGGTTCAAGAAGCTTTGCATTTTCAATTGTGGCTCCTAGGAAAGAGGGAAAGCAGACACAGAATTTGACTGAAATGAAGCCTAGTAAGGACGACAAGATGGGTCTTGAGCTCTCTCTCAGCTTACCAAACGTTTCATGGCTGCCTATTGGGAGCACCCCAGATGGCGAAAAAGAGCAGCAGCCATCGAGGGTTGACTTTGACTTTCTTGAATCAGTCATAGCAAAGCCACTAGTAGTAGCAGCTAAGATGTTTGAGGAAATGTCCGAAAGAGAAATTGCTTGTTTGAAGGAGTCAGCCAGGGAATTGATCTGCGATCCGGGTCAGATCTATATGCTAAGCGTAATTCGCCAATTACTCCCAAAAAGGTCTGTTATCAGTCTGGAGTTGCTGCTACATAAGTGCCATCGAACTCAGTTGCGGATCTTGGTGGCCATCAAGACTGGTCAAGCTGAATTACTTGAGTTTGATTTTCCTGTGTTTTTCTCTGACTTGGCAGAAATATATGTGGAGTTAAGGTGTAGAAATCTGAAATGCCAGATACACTTAGGAGAGAATAAATGTAATTGCAAGTTCTGTGCGGAAAAGAATGGTTTTTGTAAAGATTGCATGTGTATGCTGTGTTCAAAGTTTGACATGGAATCTACTACCTGTAGTTGGGTGGGGTGCGATAAATGTCTGCACTGGTATCATGTAGATTGTGGGATGCAAGAATCTTGTTTTAGAAATGTGCTTAGTGCTTCTGGAAATGGAGCAGAGATGAACTTGTTCTGCATTGCTTGTGGTCATACTTCTGAAATGTTTGGCTTTGCTTTTAAAAAGTGTGGAAAGGAGTTCACATCAGAAGCTCTTTCCAGGGAACTAAATTACTTTCGGAGGATCTTTTCTACAAGCAATACTTTTAGAGGGAAAAGATTGCATGAGATAGCAACTCTGATGCTATCATTTTTGGAAGATAGAGCTAATGTTCAAGAAGTTGAACATCAAACTGCAGGTTCCTTTAATG TGGAGAAGATTTGGAACCTTTTTGAGTACTGTTGTGAAGTTCTGGGCAGGACTCTGACCATTGACAAGCTATTAGATATCTTCAAGAACCATGGTCCAGAGTGGCAGCAATTGCAAAAGACTCAACTTAAGGAACCTGAGGAGCTGGCTCTGAAGACATCTGGCAAGGAGAAAGATGACTTCAACTGGACAGGCTTATTGTCTACACCAAGTGACCCAG ctcaaattcaagcaacaacaTGTCAGATAGTGTGCTCTTGGAGAGGGCCAGAAAGCTGCTCCGGGGCAACAATGGATCATCTAGAGTTCAGTGTGATGGGCTTGCGGGCATGA